A window of Methanobacterium formicicum genomic DNA:
TAGCCTTGTGTTGTGATGAGCCCTGCTAATAATACAGTTAATATGGTGGTTTTTTCAGCTGATTTTGGTGTATATTTGTGTATTTTTTTTAAGTTTAGTCCTGATTTGCATAATTTGAAGAAATCCTCTATTTTTCCTCTTATAGGTTTATATCGTTTCCAATTTTGTATTTTTTGGATTAATATCCTTGTTAATATTTTGTATAGTCTTTTAGATTTGATTTCTGTCTTTTTATCTTTGAATACGCGTAATGGGTAAGTTAATTTATCTTTGAGTTTTTGTAGTTTGAATTTTTCTTTTGGAAAAATTAAAGGAACAATTTTGTACTTGGAAATGCCGATTTGGTAGTTTTCGTATTTGTAATATCCTCTGTCGAAAATTATAGTGTCTCCTTTTCTGATTATTCGTCTTTTACGGAGGTTTTCCATTATTTCAGTGAAGATTTTTGTGTCGTGTGGTGCCCCAGAATGGATTAAAATGGCAACAGGCATTGCAGATTCGTGTTCTATGACTATAGTGGCTTTAAATCCTATGTAGAATCCATAAGAGGATGCGTAGCTCCATTTTAGATTTTGTTTTTTTAGGTATTTTTTTGAGCGATGTTTACGTTTGGTATTGTAATCTAAATCCACAGGGGTGGCATCAACAATAAATGTTCGGTTTCCACGTTTTTTAATTGGTTTAGTTTGCATTAATATGCTGTTTGTGATTTTAACGTATGTATCTGGTTTGAATCGTGAGATGAATTCTGAAATTTGAAGTGCGCTGGGCACTTCATTTATTTGGAAGAATCTTTGCAACTTTTTATCTCTTTTAAGCTCATAAACAACGAATTCAATGTTTGTATTGAAAAATATAGCTGTGAATGTTATTTTGGTTGATAAAATCATCATATTGATGTTTTTAACACCTTTAGAAGCAATTATGGTTCTTGATTTTCGAGAACCGATAATTTTAAATATTTTTTCTAACAAGATATAGTTTGGGTCTTCTTTACTGTAATTTAAGTGATGCTTCATTTTTTTCACCAAACAAATATATGTAAGCACTAATACTTGAATTTAACGGTTTAGAAGCCCAATTATTCTTATAAAGTTAAAATTAAATTGTATTTTACGAAACTAATTATCAATTAGTTCATAAAATATGAAAAACAAGAAGGAAAACCATTCTTTCAACAAGAAAAATCTAAGACCCTAATTATTTTTATCTTGAGAATTTTTTTCTTTTTCACGACTGATATTGGATGTTACTTAAAAATCGTTTAAAGAAGGAGGTAATCAACCGTTACAAATTGTACAGGTTGAAATGCCTGCTGTTATCATTAAAAAGTCAAGAGGGAATATAAACTCCGCGATAGGATGTTTAAAGAATATCTAAGCACATATAAACCGTATAAATAAACGGAACCTCTTAATGATAGGGCAATATCCTGACGTGGTGTTCATTAGTTATTACCTTCAAGTTAAACTCCATAGTAAGAAACTTTGAACTTACGGGGAGTATTGTTCCTAAAATAAAACAATTTTTTGTTTTCCTTAGATCTCAATCTCTATTTTATTGAAATTAACCACAGGTTTCTTGGCATTTTTAGGGCCGGGTTCCAATTTAATGAAACCTTCTTCTGCTAATTTATGCACCCTTGGTTGAACTGTTTTTAAATCTTTGTGAAGTATATAGGAAAGGTTTCTTATGGATGTAGGGTTCTGATTTTTGATTGTGTCCAGCATTTTCAGATCTGACATATTTATTTTAAGATCCTTTATGAAGATGGTTTCAGATTGTTTGACTTCGGCGTTTGGGTGTTCTAGGTGGTATAACCAATCTTCTAAATCCAGTGGATATAAAACATTTTTCGGGTCTTTTTCCATCAACCTTTTTAAGTTATCCATTGAACCGTATTTTTCCTTTAACATTTCCACCAATTCGCTACCTTTCATCTGGCGAACCAGTTTTATTATCATAATCCTAACTCCTCTCTTATTTTATCTTCCACAATCTTACCTTCTCTGATGATGTGCTGATAGATAATCTCGTATATTATTTCTGGATCATGGATGGATAACTGTTTTCTATCTGGATGGATGTGTACTCCATGGTAATAGTTATCCACTTTGAAGTTGTCTGGCATTACAACTATTGCCCATCCTCGCTCAGTTACGCGAAAGTAGATGGTCCTACTTGCTATATGCACCGAATTTCTACTTTCATCTTTCATGTTACCCTCTGTTCTACATCACATATAAAATAGTTGAGGTATAAAAACCATCAGTCGATGTTGGTTTAATTAATATTTTTAATAATACTTATTTATTGATTAATCATATAATAATTCTATTAAACTTTTTGAAAACTTTTCGGAAAACTCAGATGAACATGTAATTCATAGAAACCAGTTGTGAGGTCATTCCCACTTGGGAACTGGTGGAAGAATCCTTTCAGATAATCCACTCACCGAGTTATATCCTCTCACCGAATTCCATCACCTGGCCGGAAGGCTATTTCCGCATGGTGTTTCCACCAAAAATATTATTATGTTATCACACAATAACATATTTGGGGGGTAAAATTTCCCTCTTCTTTAAAAATTGTAAAAGGAGGTGAAAAGGATTACCAAACATTTAGAAACCAAGCACTACTTTCTATTCCTAACCCTTTTAATGGCCATTGCTTCTTTGAGTCTTATTGATGATTCTGCTGCAGCCAGTATGATCTATGTTAATGGTAGCTCTGGTAATGATGACTGGGATGGAGAAACACCAGAAACTGCCAAGGCAACCATACAAAACGGGACCGATACTGTGGATCCCGAGGGAACAGTCTCGGTGGCCGATGGAATCTACCCGGAACACATCATCATTAACAAAAACCTGAGCCTCCTGGGGCAGAGCACCAGTGGTACTATAATCGACGGAACCAACAACGGCCGACCACTGACCATCAACGGTTACACAACCATTGTTAACCTGATTAACTTCACCCTAATCAATGGAAATGTAACTGGAACCACTGCCCGTGGTGGGGGAATCTACAACGAGGGTAATTTAACTTTGACCAACTGTAACTTAATCAACAACACCGCCAACGGCATCATTGCATATGGTGGGGGAATCTGGTCAGAGGGTACCTATGATCACGGTGCCTTAACT
This region includes:
- a CDS encoding transposase — encoded protein: MKHHLNYSKEDPNYILLEKIFKIIGSRKSRTIIASKGVKNINMMILSTKITFTAIFFNTNIEFVVYELKRDKKLQRFFQINEVPSALQISEFISRFKPDTYVKITNSILMQTKPIKKRGNRTFIVDATPVDLDYNTKRKHRSKKYLKKQNLKWSYASSYGFYIGFKATIVIEHESAMPVAILIHSGAPHDTKIFTEIMENLRKRRIIRKGDTIIFDRGYYKYENYQIGISKYKIVPLIFPKEKFKLQKLKDKLTYPLRVFKDKKTEIKSKRLYKILTRILIQKIQNWKRYKPIRGKIEDFFKLCKSGLNLKKIHKYTPKSAEKTTILTVLLAGLITTQG